TCAAAGGAAGTATAGAAGTGAACAGACAAACCGTGGTGGGAAAATCAACATGGAAAAGACTGACTGAAGGATGAAAACCTAAGCCGTAGCGGGGCCTTTCACCCCGCTACGCTCGTACTCAGGTAATATCTTTTAATGATTCATCTGTCGGCGGTTCCCGCAGCTCGCTTTCGGTCCCGGTGCTAACCGGCAGCAAATGCGAACGGGTGCCGGACTCGATAGCGCTGAAAATGGCATTGGTCAGATCGTTGTCATGATCCGGATTCCTGCACAGGTAATAACGCGTATCAGGCAGTTTCGGCAAGCCTTCTTCTTCACCCAACACGCGCAGTTCCGGACTCATCATTTCTACCGAACGCACGGTAATCCCAAGACCGGCTTTTACCGCCGCGCGTACTGCGGACAGCGTAGAAGCGACATAAGAGATCTTCCACGGAATACCGGCGGCGGTCAGTTGATCCAGCGCCAGTGCGCGGAACGGACTCGGTTCATCCAGCACCACCAGCGAAACGGTCTCTCCCGGCTGATACTGATAATCAGCCGAGCAATACCATAACGTCGGTGACGTGCGCAGCAACACATGCGGCAAATCGTCGCTGTTGGACGTAGTAATGACCAGATCAATTATCCCCTGCTGCAGCATATCCGTCATTTCTGCGCTGCGTTTGATACTGACGGCGATCGACAGCTTCGGGAACACGGTGGTGACGCGTTGCAGGATGAAAGGCAGAATGGTATCCGCCGTATCATCAGACGCGCCGATAGTCAGGGTGCCCTGAATATCGCTATACATCAGCGAGGCGCAAGCCTCATCGTTAAACTGCAGGATTTTTCTGGCATACCCAAGAAACTGGATACCGTGCTCGGTCAGCAGCTTGTTTCGCCCGTGGCGGGCAAACAGCTCCTTACCAATTAACTGTTCCAGACGCTGCATCTGCTGGCTCACTGCCGACTGTGTTCTGCACACAGCCACAGCGGCGGCTGCAAACGTGTTCAAATCTGCAACAGCGACGAACGTTCTCAACAGATCGAGATCAAGATTGAGGACAGGGCGACTTGTATTTGTCATACGGTTCTTCACTTATCTATTTTAATTTTTAACAAACATACCTGGTGTTGATGTTGATGCCCCGGCAAGGGCCGGACGCACAATATAAGACGGACAGTATCGCAGACGAACGGTTACGGCAAAAGGCCATGTATATTCCTTTCTCCGAATCGCCTCTTCCCTCAAGCCTCCTTATTTAAGCATCTTATTACGTAATCAGACTTTCAAAAAGAACCTCTTTATTTATTTTAGATAATAAAATAAAAACCAAAAAAAAACCAGCCATCTCATCTCGCCGGAAAATTACAATCAAGAGATATAAGATTTTGATTGCGCTTACGTTACGATGCGCACTCATCAAAATATACGACATCTCTTATTTTTCACTTTTAACGCATACTTTGTGCATCATTGATTCTCTGATTGCTTGAAAAAGACATTACGTTTAAAACATCAGCAAATTCTTAAATCGCGCCATCCAATTTGAAATCCTGTTTTAATTCAACCATAAAAACCATCAATCCACCTGATGAATCCACTTCCCTATCCTTTCACTTCATCAAAGATAGCCATCAGACCGAATCCGGCGCCGCTCACATGCAAATACATTTAATACAGTAAGTTACTATCACTGCATGACTTAGTTTTTATGTAAAGATTAATATTATTTTGTAAATTTGTTAAATAACACGCAAGGATATCACATGTAACATAAATTTTCATGAAGTTACGCGAGGGCACTCTCTCCAGCCCCAAAATTATCTTATGAGCAGTGAGATATACCCTGCCTTTTTTATTCTTACTCCATTTTTTCCGCTATTCGTTTAAATAACTCTGTTTTTTTATTATCAGCAAGTTGGCTGCATTTTATTTTTTTGCGGACAAAATACCGTTCTCCCATTTCCCCAGAGAGAAACATTTGCTTGCTCTTCTGCCATTACCGTATTTAAAAAAAGGGTTTTTATAACCCTCAAGGCAGCGATCATTTTATGATACCGGTTTCAGCGTTTGAATCAGGTATAAAAAATACGTCAATTGCTTCGGAGATTATTCCTTTCGACCACCGTCTGAACATGATTAATGCTTCGTCATGCGATCAGGATGGATAAATTACCGACGCCAGAGGCTGTTTTATGGAGCTCGCTCTCAGTATCGGGCCGGAAATCGAAAGCACCATCACACTTTAATCACACATCATTAACAATGATGTTGTTTATC
The DNA window shown above is from Dickeya dadantii NCPPB 898 and carries:
- the lrhA gene encoding transcriptional regulator LrhA — translated: MTNTSRPVLNLDLDLLRTFVAVADLNTFAAAAVAVCRTQSAVSQQMQRLEQLIGKELFARHGRNKLLTEHGIQFLGYARKILQFNDEACASLMYSDIQGTLTIGASDDTADTILPFILQRVTTVFPKLSIAVSIKRSAEMTDMLQQGIIDLVITTSNSDDLPHVLLRTSPTLWYCSADYQYQPGETVSLVVLDEPSPFRALALDQLTAAGIPWKISYVASTLSAVRAAVKAGLGITVRSVEMMSPELRVLGEEEGLPKLPDTRYYLCRNPDHDNDLTNAIFSAIESGTRSHLLPVSTGTESELREPPTDESLKDIT